Proteins found in one Clostridia bacterium genomic segment:
- the nadC gene encoding carboxylating nicotinate-nucleotide diphosphorylase codes for MNEITIKLQADRLIKMALEEDITSEDISTNCVMPEKCAGCVDLISKQKGIIAGLPVFARVFTLLDPESRTEFFVSDGDEVSEGQLLAVVHADIRVLLSGERTALNYLQRMSGIATYTRDVVKLLEGSKTTLLDTRKTTPNNRLFEKYAVRTGGGSNHRFNLSDGVMLKDNHIAAAGGVKKAVAMAKAYASFVHKIEVETENLDMVREAVEAGADIIMLDNMDHATMAEAIRIIDGRAKTECSGNVTRENIAKLKDVGVDYISSGALTHSAPILDISMKHLRQEG; via the coding sequence ATGAACGAGATAACGATAAAGCTCCAGGCTGACAGACTTATAAAGATGGCACTTGAGGAGGATATTACGAGCGAGGATATTTCCACAAACTGTGTAATGCCCGAAAAATGCGCGGGATGCGTTGACCTTATTTCGAAGCAGAAGGGCATAATTGCGGGACTTCCCGTTTTCGCGCGCGTATTTACGCTTTTGGATCCCGAGTCGCGCACCGAGTTTTTCGTTTCCGACGGCGACGAGGTGAGCGAGGGACAGCTTCTCGCCGTAGTACACGCCGATATCCGCGTGCTGCTTTCGGGTGAGAGGACGGCGCTTAATTATCTGCAGAGAATGAGCGGCATAGCGACTTATACGCGCGATGTCGTAAAGCTTCTCGAGGGAAGCAAAACAACGCTTCTCGATACGAGAAAGACTACGCCCAACAACAGGCTGTTTGAAAAATACGCAGTGCGCACGGGCGGCGGTTCAAATCACAGATTCAATCTTTCCGACGGCGTTATGCTTAAAGACAATCACATTGCGGCGGCGGGAGGAGTTAAAAAGGCCGTGGCTATGGCAAAGGCGTATGCGTCATTCGTTCATAAAATAGAGGTCGAAACGGAAAATCTTGATATGGTCAGAGAGGCCGTTGAAGCGGGAGCAGATATAATAATGCTTGACAATATGGACCACGCGACCATGGCCGAGGCGATACGCATTATAGACGGAAGAGCAAAGACCGAATGTTCGGGAAATGTTACGAGAGAAAACATTGCAAAGTTGAAAGACGTCGGCGTGGACTATATCTCAAGCGGCGCCCTTACGCATTCGGCGCCGATACTCGATATTTCCATGAAGCATCTTAGGCAGGAGGGTTGA
- the metG gene encoding methionine--tRNA ligase — translation MGEKFYITTPIYFPSAKLHIGHSYSTVACDAIARYKRMRGYDVMFLTGTDEHGQKIERNAQAAGVTPKEYVDDIVASIKDLWKLFDISNDRFIRTTDEYHEKAVQKIFEKLYEKGDIYKSTYEGWYCTPCESFWTEHQLENGKCPDCGRDVELTKEESYFFKLSKYNDRLIELIENNPNFILPQSRANEMLQNFLRPGLEDLAVSRTSFKWGIQVPFDEKHIIYVWIDALSNYITAMGYLSDDDSDFKKYWPADVHVMAKEIVRFHTIIWPAMLMALDLPLPKQVFGHGWLVLDGGKMSKSKGNVVDPVVLCEKYGTDAIRYFLLREVPFGQDGVFSNEALINRINSDLANDLGNLVSRTVAMVIKYFGGTLPASRRAEPIDDTLLALAAEVREKMCEHMDSFNSPLALTEIWRFVSRTNKYIDETAPWVLAKNEDDRDRLATVLYNLCESIRHIAVMIAPFMPTTSKKILEQIGAEDDALSSFESLYTFGASSPELTVKKGEVLFPRIDLKKELAELEAAKK, via the coding sequence ATGGGAGAGAAATTTTACATCACTACGCCGATATATTTTCCGTCGGCTAAGCTGCACATAGGACATTCGTACTCCACCGTGGCGTGCGACGCCATCGCGCGCTATAAGCGAATGCGCGGCTACGACGTGATGTTTCTTACCGGAACCGATGAGCATGGCCAGAAGATAGAGAGAAACGCTCAGGCTGCCGGTGTTACGCCCAAGGAATATGTTGACGATATAGTTGCGTCTATAAAAGACCTATGGAAGCTTTTCGACATCTCGAACGACCGCTTTATCCGCACGACGGACGAATACCACGAAAAGGCCGTTCAGAAGATATTTGAGAAGCTCTACGAAAAGGGCGATATATACAAGAGCACTTACGAGGGCTGGTACTGCACGCCGTGCGAGTCCTTCTGGACAGAGCATCAGCTTGAAAACGGCAAATGCCCCGACTGCGGACGCGACGTCGAGCTTACGAAAGAGGAAAGCTATTTCTTCAAGCTCTCAAAGTACAACGACCGCCTTATAGAGCTTATAGAGAACAATCCCAACTTCATTCTGCCCCAGAGCCGTGCGAACGAAATGCTCCAGAACTTCCTTCGTCCCGGACTTGAGGATCTTGCCGTTTCGAGGACCTCGTTCAAATGGGGCATACAGGTTCCTTTCGACGAAAAGCATATAATATACGTTTGGATAGACGCGCTCTCGAATTACATCACCGCGATGGGCTATCTGTCGGACGACGACTCCGACTTCAAAAAATACTGGCCTGCCGACGTTCACGTAATGGCAAAGGAGATAGTGCGCTTCCATACGATAATATGGCCAGCTATGCTCATGGCGCTCGATCTGCCGCTTCCCAAGCAGGTGTTCGGTCACGGCTGGCTCGTGCTAGACGGCGGAAAGATGAGCAAGTCGAAGGGCAACGTGGTCGACCCCGTCGTATTATGCGAAAAATACGGCACTGACGCAATAAGATACTTCCTGCTCAGAGAAGTGCCGTTCGGACAGGACGGCGTATTCTCTAACGAAGCGCTTATAAACCGCATCAATTCCGACCTTGCGAACGATCTCGGAAACCTCGTTTCGCGCACGGTTGCAATGGTCATAAAATACTTCGGCGGCACTCTGCCGGCTTCGCGCCGCGCCGAGCCGATAGACGACACGCTTTTGGCGCTTGCCGCAGAGGTGCGCGAAAAAATGTGCGAGCATATGGACAGCTTCAACTCGCCGCTTGCGCTCACCGAGATTTGGCGCTTCGTATCGCGCACCAATAAATATATCGACGAGACGGCGCCGTGGGTGCTTGCAAAGAACGAAGACGACCGCGACAGACTTGCAACGGTTTTGTACAACCTCTGCGAGAGCATTCGCCATATAGCCGTAATGATAGCGCCCTTCATGCCCACGACCTCGAAAAAGATACTAGAGCAGATAGGCGCAGAGGACGACGCGCTTTCGTCGTTTGAAAGCCTTTATACGTTCGGAGCTTCGTCGCCCGAGCTGACCGTTAAAAAGGGCGAGGTGCTTTTCCCGCGCATCGACCTTAAAAAAGAGCTTGCCGAGCTTGAAGCGGCGAAAAAGTAA
- a CDS encoding TatD family hydrolase: protein MLFDTHAHYDDRKFDPDRDELLSSMPSHGVSLILNPGCDAGSSKKAVELSEKYPFVYAAVGTHPHEADAATEEDMALYAELSKLEKVKAIGEIGLDYYYDMSPRDVQKKWLDRQLSLAGELSLPVIIHEREAAADVFAAIKKHAPKVRGVYHCYSGSWEMAREIIKLGYYISFTGSITFANAHKLREVVKKVPLERIMIETDSPYLTPAPYRGKRNDSTRVHLVAQKIAELHGVAYEEVADTAMRNGKELFGIK from the coding sequence ATGCTGTTTGACACACACGCGCACTACGACGACAGAAAGTTCGATCCCGACCGCGACGAGCTTTTATCGTCCATGCCCTCGCACGGGGTATCGCTCATATTAAATCCCGGCTGCGACGCCGGATCCTCGAAAAAAGCCGTAGAGCTTTCAGAGAAGTATCCGTTCGTATACGCCGCCGTCGGCACTCATCCGCACGAGGCGGACGCGGCCACAGAGGAGGATATGGCGCTTTACGCCGAGCTTTCTAAGCTTGAGAAGGTGAAGGCGATAGGCGAGATAGGGCTTGATTATTATTACGATATGTCCCCGCGCGACGTGCAGAAAAAATGGCTCGACCGCCAGCTTTCGCTTGCAGGAGAGCTTTCGCTGCCCGTTATAATCCACGAGCGCGAAGCCGCCGCAGACGTTTTTGCGGCGATAAAAAAGCACGCGCCGAAGGTGCGCGGCGTTTATCACTGCTATTCGGGCAGTTGGGAAATGGCGCGCGAGATAATAAAGCTCGGATATTATATCTCCTTTACCGGCTCGATAACGTTTGCAAACGCGCATAAGCTTAGGGAAGTCGTAAAAAAAGTGCCGCTCGAGCGCATTATGATAGAGACCGACTCGCCGTATCTTACGCCGGCGCCGTATCGCGGCAAGCGAAACGACTCCACCCGCGTTCATCTCGTGGCACAGAAAATTGCCGAGCTTCACGGCGTGGCGTACGAGGAAGTGGCGGACACGGCCATGCGAAATGGGAAAGAATTATTCGGTATAAAATAA
- a CDS encoding L-aspartate oxidase, whose protein sequence is MSYKTDILIVGSGVAGLYCALKLPHDKHVTVITKAGLEECDSWLAQGGICVLLNEQDYDAYYEDTLRAGHYQNDRSSVDIMIRSSRELIKDLVSYGVEFERDKNGELIFTKEGAHSAPRILFHEDVTGKEITSTLLEAVQKLPNVTLYEHTTMVDIIVSDGHCQGIVALVNPDSELGMSFSGPETDDGRLILAMEAKEVVWACGGIGGLFKHSTNFPHLTGDALGIAIKHGIRLRDPEYVQIHPTTLYTGKKGRSFLISESVRGEGGILLNSKGERFVDELQPRDVVSKAIFAEMEKTGEKHVWLSMENIPKETILHHFRNIYETCLKEGYDVTKEPIPVVPAQHYFMGGVDVNSDSRTSMPQLYAVGETSCNGVHGANRLASNSLLESLVFAQRAANRIREEFDDKKVDPEATKQTDLTRYRNTGKLFEDYKASILKEVERIEI, encoded by the coding sequence ATGAGTTACAAAACCGATATTCTTATAGTAGGCAGCGGCGTGGCAGGCCTTTACTGCGCGCTCAAGCTGCCGCATGACAAGCACGTAACTGTCATAACGAAGGCAGGTCTTGAGGAATGCGATTCGTGGCTCGCGCAAGGCGGCATCTGCGTGCTGTTAAACGAGCAGGATTACGATGCATATTATGAAGACACCCTAAGAGCGGGACATTATCAGAACGACAGAAGCTCCGTCGATATTATGATAAGGTCCTCAAGGGAGCTTATAAAGGATCTTGTTAGCTACGGCGTTGAATTTGAAAGAGATAAGAACGGAGAGCTTATCTTTACGAAGGAGGGCGCTCATTCGGCCCCGCGCATACTCTTCCACGAGGACGTTACGGGCAAGGAGATAACGAGCACTCTGCTTGAGGCGGTACAGAAGCTGCCCAACGTAACTCTGTATGAGCATACGACAATGGTTGACATAATAGTTTCCGACGGCCACTGTCAGGGCATAGTAGCGCTTGTAAATCCCGACAGCGAGCTGGGAATGAGCTTCAGCGGCCCCGAGACGGACGACGGAAGGCTAATACTTGCGATGGAAGCCAAGGAGGTCGTATGGGCGTGCGGAGGCATAGGCGGGCTTTTCAAGCATTCGACCAACTTCCCGCACCTTACGGGCGACGCGCTCGGCATAGCCATAAAGCACGGCATAAGGCTTAGAGACCCCGAATACGTTCAGATACATCCGACGACGCTTTACACCGGCAAGAAGGGCAGATCGTTTCTCATTTCCGAATCGGTAAGAGGCGAGGGCGGTATACTTTTGAACAGCAAAGGCGAACGCTTCGTAGACGAGCTTCAGCCGAGAGACGTAGTAAGCAAGGCGATATTCGCCGAAATGGAAAAAACGGGCGAGAAGCACGTTTGGCTCTCTATGGAGAACATACCGAAGGAGACCATACTGCACCACTTCAGAAATATTTACGAAACGTGCTTAAAAGAAGGCTACGACGTAACGAAGGAGCCTATTCCCGTAGTACCCGCGCAGCATTACTTTATGGGCGGCGTGGACGTAAACAGCGACAGCAGGACCTCCATGCCTCAGCTTTACGCAGTAGGCGAGACGAGCTGCAACGGCGTACACGGCGCGAACAGACTTGCAAGCAATTCTCTTTTGGAAAGCCTCGTGTTCGCTCAACGCGCGGCAAACAGGATACGCGAGGAGTTTGACGACAAGAAGGTAGATCCCGAGGCGACGAAGCAGACGGATCTTACGCGCTACAGAAATACGGGCAAACTGTTTGAAGATTATAAGGCAAGTATTCTCAAGGAAGTTGAAAGGATAGAGATATGA
- a CDS encoding HAMP domain-containing histidine kinase produces MNEKAFSKFFLDYIKDTADAVIATDANMRIIYVSGAAKHILPGLDAGYDITDIIKDADISGGRVLFYEYDAEVCTLGKGKDALYIFRFPKSTYAVSYAYPPLETRYAEMIESLVSSLYNPLTVIFSAAELFAKKNGTRQSQKELDIVWQNGYRLLKIAQNIEAFGSAGQKKSEDKHNIINIDAVDFINKTASSISSALKMKKISIHVESTKNRIFVQADEYRFERIVLLLISNAVKRLKNGGVIKISAFETPSHAAVCVADTGALANASEIEKMFAGGDIISYDTFDAAAAKLYTEQLSGTIVVSSKEGEGLKVTFSLPKGSAVDALFKKKLEITKKGRFEQKYIDLSDIFLYTDL; encoded by the coding sequence ATGAACGAAAAAGCTTTTAGTAAATTCTTTTTGGACTATATAAAGGATACGGCCGATGCGGTAATAGCGACCGACGCGAACATGAGGATAATATACGTAAGCGGCGCGGCAAAGCATATCCTGCCCGGCCTCGACGCGGGATACGATATCACGGATATAATAAAGGATGCGGATATATCCGGCGGGCGCGTACTGTTCTATGAATACGACGCCGAAGTCTGCACGCTCGGAAAAGGAAAGGACGCGCTTTATATATTCAGGTTCCCGAAAAGCACGTATGCCGTAAGTTACGCCTATCCCCCGCTTGAAACGCGATATGCCGAAATGATAGAGAGCCTCGTTTCCTCTCTTTACAACCCGCTTACCGTAATATTCTCCGCAGCAGAGCTTTTTGCAAAAAAGAACGGCACGAGACAGTCTCAAAAAGAGCTCGACATAGTTTGGCAAAACGGCTACAGACTTCTTAAAATCGCTCAGAACATAGAAGCTTTCGGCTCGGCCGGACAAAAAAAGAGCGAGGATAAACACAATATTATAAATATTGACGCCGTCGATTTTATAAACAAGACGGCTTCTTCGATCTCTTCGGCGCTTAAAATGAAAAAAATCAGCATACATGTAGAATCAACAAAGAACAGGATCTTCGTACAAGCTGACGAATATCGGTTTGAGCGCATCGTGCTGCTTCTCATTTCAAACGCCGTAAAGCGCTTGAAAAACGGCGGTGTGATCAAAATATCGGCGTTTGAAACGCCTTCGCATGCGGCTGTGTGCGTTGCCGATACGGGCGCTTTGGCAAACGCCTCGGAAATTGAAAAAATGTTCGCGGGCGGCGATATCATATCATACGATACGTTCGATGCGGCGGCGGCGAAGCTGTATACGGAGCAGTTGTCGGGCACCATAGTCGTTTCCTCAAAAGAGGGCGAAGGACTGAAGGTCACTTTTTCGCTTCCCAAGGGCAGCGCGGTCGACGCGCTGTTTAAAAAAAAGCTTGAGATAACCAAAAAAGGACGCTTTGAGCAGAAATATATCGATCTTTCGGATATTTTTCTTTATACTGATCTGTGA
- a CDS encoding Crp/Fnr family transcriptional regulator, with product MSGVETDECCRALGAHEKKYKRGDIIMHAGATAENMGVVISGSVTIESVDVWGNCTILSHVGEKGFFAETYALLNDEVMLVDVRANEDCRIMFLNMRRLRPEREDAASWQRKLTANLLTISLHKNLALSRRSFHTAPKTIRRRLLSYLSGMALKTRKTEFDIPFDRSQLADYLNVERTALSKELSKMQRDGIISFKKNRFKLLDTNEKI from the coding sequence ATGAGCGGCGTCGAAACAGACGAATGCTGCCGCGCGCTGGGCGCGCATGAGAAGAAGTATAAAAGGGGCGATATAATAATGCACGCAGGCGCTACCGCCGAAAATATGGGCGTTGTGATTTCGGGCAGCGTCACAATTGAAAGCGTAGACGTTTGGGGCAACTGCACGATTTTGAGCCACGTGGGGGAGAAAGGCTTTTTTGCGGAGACTTACGCGCTCTTAAATGACGAAGTTATGCTGGTAGACGTGCGCGCGAACGAAGACTGCCGCATTATGTTCTTAAATATGAGAAGGCTTCGCCCCGAACGTGAGGACGCGGCAAGCTGGCAAAGAAAACTGACGGCAAACCTGCTTACTATATCGCTTCATAAAAATCTCGCGCTCTCGCGGCGCAGCTTTCACACGGCTCCGAAAACGATAAGAAGGCGGCTCCTTTCGTATCTTAGCGGCATGGCGCTGAAAACGCGCAAAACCGAATTCGATATACCGTTTGACCGCAGCCAGCTTGCCGATTATCTGAACGTTGAGCGCACCGCGCTTTCCAAGGAGCTGTCGAAAATGCAGAGAGACGGCATAATATCGTTTAAAAAGAACCGCTTTAAGCTGCTTGACACGAATGAAAAGATTTGA
- a CDS encoding S-layer homology domain-containing protein, translating into MKKSVFSMILVLLLCLSLGVNAGAVNRAVWQDPGSAVLLWDNSENPEYNVFRSDSPNGDYEYIGSSNSGSFRDDTAKYPNKYYYKLQKSDAANNDTSLLEPFSPVVSPEDISSVYVIMYHNFISDEDIKNGVEFEEYSISPKDFEEDLIWLKNNGWITVTSDDLLRHLEGKKSLPQKAVIISIDDGTWGVYTNAWPLLKKYNMCADFNIIGARIDAAWDDFYAGKTRDNDPAPYCTWEELAEMQRSGEINICSHTYGLHVYGTGGRVGMRMNENESAEAFAEVVKKDYDLAVQCINGWTGKTPETVAYPYSERSAEGDKIILENTGYKILMAGAGARGTLGNYFVKGADISSQSMLISRSCRMNGTPIGAYLEEITETDNKNGINTQPDLIHAKNTDEIAKDYQNFTDVRGEAWFSGSVYYSYLNGLMRGVSESEFAPDANISRAMAVTLLCRLAKDPDPKSAGKFTDSNGSEWWFRSAAWADEAGILSSFEDGSFRPDDPISREELAASMYNCAKFLNLDTSKRADIEKFTDSQNISREYKEAVSWAASYGIFNGNADGSFAPAGSVTRAQMSMILRNWLCR; encoded by the coding sequence ATGAAAAAAAGTGTGTTTTCGATGATCTTGGTTTTGCTATTATGCCTCTCCCTCGGCGTAAACGCCGGCGCGGTCAACAGGGCGGTATGGCAGGATCCCGGCAGCGCGGTGCTTTTATGGGATAACAGCGAAAACCCCGAGTATAACGTTTTTAGAAGCGACAGCCCCAACGGGGACTACGAATATATAGGGAGCTCAAACAGCGGTTCCTTTCGTGACGATACGGCAAAGTATCCGAACAAATATTATTATAAGCTCCAAAAAAGCGACGCGGCAAATAATGATACAAGTCTCCTTGAGCCCTTTTCGCCGGTCGTTTCTCCCGAGGATATTTCCTCGGTTTACGTTATCATGTACCACAATTTCATATCCGACGAGGATATAAAAAACGGCGTTGAGTTTGAGGAATACTCCATATCTCCGAAGGACTTCGAGGAGGATCTGATATGGCTTAAAAACAACGGCTGGATCACCGTGACCTCCGACGATCTTTTACGTCACCTCGAGGGCAAAAAAAGCCTGCCTCAAAAGGCTGTCATCATATCCATCGACGACGGCACATGGGGCGTTTACACGAACGCATGGCCGCTTCTTAAAAAATACAATATGTGCGCCGATTTCAATATAATCGGCGCGCGCATCGACGCCGCATGGGACGATTTTTATGCGGGCAAAACAAGAGACAATGATCCCGCCCCCTACTGCACCTGGGAGGAGCTTGCCGAAATGCAGAGAAGCGGAGAAATAAATATATGCTCTCACACATACGGCCTTCACGTTTACGGCACGGGCGGCCGCGTAGGCATGCGCATGAATGAAAACGAATCGGCGGAGGCGTTTGCCGAAGTCGTTAAAAAGGATTATGACCTGGCCGTACAATGCATCAACGGATGGACGGGCAAAACGCCCGAAACGGTCGCCTACCCTTATTCAGAGAGAAGCGCCGAAGGCGACAAGATCATTTTAGAGAACACGGGCTATAAGATCCTCATGGCGGGCGCTGGGGCAAGGGGTACCCTTGGCAACTATTTTGTAAAGGGCGCCGATATTTCAAGTCAGTCCATGCTTATAAGCAGATCCTGCCGAATGAACGGCACTCCGATAGGCGCGTATCTTGAAGAAATAACCGAAACGGACAATAAAAACGGCATAAATACACAGCCCGATCTTATCCACGCAAAAAACACCGACGAGATCGCGAAGGACTATCAGAATTTCACTGACGTAAGAGGCGAAGCGTGGTTTTCCGGCAGTGTGTATTATTCGTATCTTAACGGCCTGATGAGAGGCGTTTCGGAAAGCGAATTTGCCCCGGACGCAAATATAAGCAGAGCAATGGCCGTAACTCTTCTTTGCAGGTTGGCCAAAGATCCCGATCCCAAGTCCGCCGGAAAGTTTACCGATTCAAACGGTTCGGAATGGTGGTTCAGATCCGCCGCATGGGCTGATGAGGCGGGCATACTCTCATCGTTTGAAGACGGCAGCTTCAGGCCCGACGACCCCATAAGCCGCGAGGAGCTTGCCGCATCAATGTATAACTGCGCAAAGTTTTTAAACCTCGATACGTCAAAAAGAGCCGATATCGAAAAATTCACCGATTCTCAGAATATTTCACGGGAATATAAAGAGGCTGTAAGCTGGGCGGCGTCATACGGGATTTTTAACGGCAATGCCGACGGAAGCTTCGCCCCCGCCGGCAGCGTGACAAGGGCCCAGATGTCCATGATACTTCGAAACTGGCTTTGCAGATAA
- a CDS encoding leucine-rich repeat domain-containing protein, with the protein MKKRIISIALALCMLLVMLPAAGLAEDELSYPVETGSIYYEINDGEITITSAGLSVTAVNIPQEIDGLPVTAIGDYAFREHNIMKTVVIPKSVKTIGSSAFEQCAVLRTIELSDGVETIGSYAFANCPKLQSVNIPDSVTSLGSGAFSGSWNMPTVSIPGSVGYIEDDTFYGCDHLASIEIGEGVTGIGLTALNGCEALTTVSFPASLTGELPALWGCKSLTSISVDAANTAYMSEDGIVFSKDKKTLVRYPTGREGEYTIPSGVTVVGEGAFYDCDGLLAVVIPEGVTELGHSAFDSCDFIKSVSIPSTVTSIGEAALANCPALSTVKLSEGITEVSDDMFASCHSLKSVSLPSTLTRIGEYAFYECVYLESIDIPAGVTDIDRCAFWVCSSLKDVGFPSGVTRVGGNAFDGTAYYNDESNWENDALYMGNALIAVKDKSITEFTFKDGVTCVADYAFSGCASLTSVDLPEGIERVGDFTFYGCGALKSVGIPESVTYIGGGAFWECVSLAAIDIPENVTFIGESALQECEALTYVRLPEGIERIDRAAFYGCKSLMYIEIPKSVQVIDELAFWFCPFEEIYIPARIKYIDQYAFWGCQNLTDVYYAGAEDDWNKISIGYANDDLTNAALHCLGGMIIRRADDPAEAVKVIRSGSSFTVSGDVSSLAPVFIASYDKYGRKMMGLKILDRSGTVELGAGEKAKVIWLDAGTFGAKCDAIEFDIN; encoded by the coding sequence ATGAAAAAGAGAATAATAAGTATTGCTTTGGCTCTTTGTATGCTTCTCGTCATGCTCCCCGCCGCAGGACTTGCCGAGGACGAGCTGTCTTATCCCGTGGAGACAGGCTCTATATATTATGAAATAAACGACGGTGAAATAACTATAACGTCCGCAGGCCTGAGCGTGACAGCCGTGAATATTCCACAGGAGATAGACGGCCTGCCCGTGACGGCCATAGGCGATTATGCGTTTCGCGAGCATAATATTATGAAAACGGTCGTTATACCGAAAAGCGTAAAAACAATAGGAAGCAGCGCTTTCGAGCAATGCGCCGTTCTTAGGACCATAGAGCTTTCCGACGGCGTTGAGACCATCGGAAGCTATGCGTTTGCAAACTGCCCCAAGCTTCAGTCTGTCAATATCCCCGACAGCGTAACGTCCCTCGGCTCAGGGGCGTTCTCAGGCAGTTGGAACATGCCCACCGTAAGCATCCCGGGCAGCGTCGGCTACATCGAGGACGACACGTTTTACGGATGCGATCATCTTGCCTCAATAGAAATCGGCGAGGGCGTGACAGGGATAGGCCTGACCGCCCTCAACGGCTGCGAAGCGCTGACGACCGTTTCTTTTCCCGCAAGCCTTACGGGGGAGCTGCCCGCTTTGTGGGGCTGCAAAAGCCTTACCTCGATAAGCGTTGACGCGGCGAACACCGCTTATATGTCGGAGGACGGCATCGTTTTTTCAAAAGATAAAAAAACGCTGGTGCGCTATCCTACGGGCCGAGAAGGCGAATACACTATCCCGTCAGGCGTGACTGTTGTAGGCGAAGGGGCGTTTTACGACTGTGACGGGCTTTTGGCCGTCGTGATACCCGAGGGCGTAACAGAGCTCGGCCACTCGGCTTTTGACAGCTGCGATTTTATAAAGTCTGTAAGCATTCCGTCTACAGTGACAAGCATAGGCGAGGCCGCCCTCGCCAACTGCCCTGCTCTTTCGACTGTCAAACTCTCCGAGGGTATTACGGAGGTCTCGGACGATATGTTCGCAAGCTGCCACTCGCTTAAATCAGTAAGCCTGCCTTCCACTCTTACCCGTATAGGAGAATATGCGTTCTATGAATGTGTGTATCTTGAGAGCATAGATATACCGGCAGGCGTGACCGATATAGACCGCTGCGCGTTCTGGGTATGCTCGTCCTTAAAAGATGTCGGCTTCCCGTCCGGCGTGACCCGCGTCGGCGGCAATGCGTTTGACGGCACGGCGTATTATAATGACGAGTCAAATTGGGAAAACGACGCGCTCTATATGGGGAACGCGCTGATCGCCGTAAAGGATAAAAGCATAACTGAATTTACGTTCAAAGACGGCGTGACCTGCGTCGCCGATTATGCGTTTTCAGGTTGCGCTTCCCTTACGTCTGTAGATCTGCCCGAAGGCATAGAAAGAGTCGGCGATTTTACGTTTTACGGCTGCGGAGCGCTAAAGAGCGTCGGTATCCCCGAAAGCGTAACGTATATAGGAGGCGGCGCGTTTTGGGAGTGTGTGTCCCTTGCGGCGATAGATATCCCCGAAAATGTCACGTTCATTGGAGAATCGGCGCTTCAGGAATGCGAAGCCCTTACGTATGTAAGACTGCCCGAGGGGATCGAGCGCATAGATCGCGCCGCCTTTTACGGCTGCAAGTCCCTTATGTATATCGAGATACCGAAAAGCGTGCAGGTCATAGATGAGCTTGCCTTCTGGTTCTGTCCGTTTGAGGAGATCTACATACCGGCCCGTATAAAATACATAGACCAGTATGCATTCTGGGGATGCCAGAACCTTACCGACGTATATTACGCAGGCGCCGAGGACGACTGGAACAAAATAAGCATAGGCTATGCAAACGACGATCTGACGAACGCCGCGCTCCACTGCCTGGGCGGCATGATAATACGCCGGGCCGACGATCCGGCCGAAGCCGTCAAAGTGATACGCTCGGGTTCCTCCTTCACCGTTTCGGGCGACGTTTCGTCTCTCGCCCCCGTCTTCATCGCCTCGTATGATAAATACGGAAGAAAGATGATGGGCCTAAAGATATTGGACCGCTCCGGCACTGTAGAACTGGGCGCGGGCGAGAAAGCGAAGGTGATCTGGCTCGACGCCGGTACATTCGGCGCGAAGTGCGACGCCATCGAATTTGATATAAATTAG